A window of the Chiloscyllium plagiosum isolate BGI_BamShark_2017 chromosome 13, ASM401019v2, whole genome shotgun sequence genome harbors these coding sequences:
- the LOC122556082 gene encoding apolipoprotein D-like isoform X1, with amino-acid sequence MGRVCEVDELFNLLKGARDSSQAATMWGPFLSLLITSICLTKRVQAVQWGRCEHVEVQKNFSLDQYMGTWYEIERFYNVTGDVRCISETISSSYNGIETVYELITLITKGNEVTEHTAELIPPDETAKDQAKLTYKLDEQMGHEPMDDDVVFHYWVLDTDYTSYSLVFSCVSFLGIMHTPYAWIFSRERQLSANTTQYLHGVLEKYKIKTDDFVKINQEGCL; translated from the exons ATGGGAAgggtttgtgaagttgatgaattgttcaacctcctcaaaGGAGCACGAG attcttCTCAAGCTGCTACCATGTGGGGGCCATTCCTGTCACTGTTGATCACTTCCATTTGTTTAACCAAAAGAGTTCAAGCTGTCCAATGGGGTAGATGTGAACATGTGGAAGTGCAAAAGAATTTTAGTCTTGATCAG TATATGGGAACATGGTATGAAATCGAACGATTTTATAATGTCACTGGAGATGTCAGATGTATTTCTGAAACAATATCCTCGTCCTACAATGGGATAGAAACTGTATATGAGCTTATCACTCTAATTAC GAAGGGTAATGAGGTGACTGAACACACTGCAGAATTAATTCCACCTGACGAGACAGCCAAAGATCAAGCAAAACTTACCTACAAActtg ATGAACAAATGGGGCATGAGCCTATGGATG ATGACGTTGTTTTTCATTACTGGGTGTTAGACACTGACTATACAAGTTACTCTCTGGTATTCTCCTGTGTATCTTTCCTTGGCATAATGCACACCCCTTATGCCTGGATTTTTTCAAGAGAACGACAGCTGTCAGCAAATACCACACAGTACCTGCATGGTGTTCTGGAAAAATATAAGATTAAAACTGATGATTTTGTGAAAATTAATCAAGAAGGTTGCTTATAA
- the LOC122556082 gene encoding apolipoprotein D-like isoform X2, with amino-acid sequence MWGPFLSLLITSICLTKRVQAVQWGRCEHVEVQKNFSLDQYMGTWYEIERFYNVTGDVRCISETISSSYNGIETVYELITLITKGNEVTEHTAELIPPDETAKDQAKLTYKLDEQMGHEPMDDDVVFHYWVLDTDYTSYSLVFSCVSFLGIMHTPYAWIFSRERQLSANTTQYLHGVLEKYKIKTDDFVKINQEGCL; translated from the exons ATGTGGGGGCCATTCCTGTCACTGTTGATCACTTCCATTTGTTTAACCAAAAGAGTTCAAGCTGTCCAATGGGGTAGATGTGAACATGTGGAAGTGCAAAAGAATTTTAGTCTTGATCAG TATATGGGAACATGGTATGAAATCGAACGATTTTATAATGTCACTGGAGATGTCAGATGTATTTCTGAAACAATATCCTCGTCCTACAATGGGATAGAAACTGTATATGAGCTTATCACTCTAATTAC GAAGGGTAATGAGGTGACTGAACACACTGCAGAATTAATTCCACCTGACGAGACAGCCAAAGATCAAGCAAAACTTACCTACAAActtg ATGAACAAATGGGGCATGAGCCTATGGATG ATGACGTTGTTTTTCATTACTGGGTGTTAGACACTGACTATACAAGTTACTCTCTGGTATTCTCCTGTGTATCTTTCCTTGGCATAATGCACACCCCTTATGCCTGGATTTTTTCAAGAGAACGACAGCTGTCAGCAAATACCACACAGTACCTGCATGGTGTTCTGGAAAAATATAAGATTAAAACTGATGATTTTGTGAAAATTAATCAAGAAGGTTGCTTATAA
- the LOC122556082 gene encoding apolipoprotein D-like isoform X3: MDSDLVTRPLLRDGALNKKHCKYMGTWYEIERFYNVTGDVRCISETISSSYNGIETVYELITLITKGNEVTEHTAELIPPDETAKDQAKLTYKLDEQMGHEPMDDDVVFHYWVLDTDYTSYSLVFSCVSFLGIMHTPYAWIFSRERQLSANTTQYLHGVLEKYKIKTDDFVKINQEGCL; this comes from the exons ATGGACTCTGACCTGGTCACCCGACCCCTACTCCGTGacggagcacttaacaagaagcaCTGTAAA TATATGGGAACATGGTATGAAATCGAACGATTTTATAATGTCACTGGAGATGTCAGATGTATTTCTGAAACAATATCCTCGTCCTACAATGGGATAGAAACTGTATATGAGCTTATCACTCTAATTAC GAAGGGTAATGAGGTGACTGAACACACTGCAGAATTAATTCCACCTGACGAGACAGCCAAAGATCAAGCAAAACTTACCTACAAActtg ATGAACAAATGGGGCATGAGCCTATGGATG ATGACGTTGTTTTTCATTACTGGGTGTTAGACACTGACTATACAAGTTACTCTCTGGTATTCTCCTGTGTATCTTTCCTTGGCATAATGCACACCCCTTATGCCTGGATTTTTTCAAGAGAACGACAGCTGTCAGCAAATACCACACAGTACCTGCATGGTGTTCTGGAAAAATATAAGATTAAAACTGATGATTTTGTGAAAATTAATCAAGAAGGTTGCTTATAA